Proteins encoded within one genomic window of Setaria italica strain Yugu1 chromosome IV, Setaria_italica_v2.0, whole genome shotgun sequence:
- the LOC101783646 gene encoding NEP1-interacting protein-like 1 — protein MSIPFPWVPTPGIIFPPPPPHPPPPPWSPPPSPTPKSAGGAIAGISIAVGIMLFLVSCICSLTRGQRQNGADAVADAATESAALGSRLRTAAPDQPRGAALPDGEPRRAGPAVDLPSFTYNRSVKHNVTGSGDEAATCSVCLAAFRVGETVRLLPVCLHLYHVECIDPWLDAHSSCPICRTGTDPAMDGGLLPPV, from the coding sequence ATGTCCATCCCTTTCCCTTGGGTGCCAACGCCAGGCATCATctttcctccacctccgccgcatCCACCTCCCCCACCGTGGAGTCCACCGCCATCGCCAACGCCGAAATCTGCGGGCGGAGCCATCGCAGGTATCAGCATCGCCGTCGGGATCATGTTGTTCCTGGTCTCCTGCATATGCTCCCTCACCCGAGGGCAACGCCAGAATGGCGCCGATGCAGTGGCCGATGCTGCCACGGAATCTGCCGCCCTGGGCTCACGACTGCGGACGGCGGCGCCAGATCAGCCGCGCGGCGCCGCACTGCCCGATGGCGAGCCGCGGCGCGCCGGCCCGGCGGTGGACCTCCCGTCGTTCACGTATAACCGGTCGGTGAAGCACAACGTGACGGGaagcggcgacgaggcggcaaCGTGCTCGGTGTGCCTCGCCGCGTTCCGGGTCGGGGAGACGGTGCGGCTGCTGCCGGTGTGCCTGCACCTGTACCACGTCGAGTGCATCGACCCGTGGCTGGACGCGCACTCCTCGTGCCCGATCTGCCGGACAGGGACAGACCCCGCCATGGACGGGGGCCTGCTGCCGCCGGTTTAG
- the LOC101771741 gene encoding E3 ubiquitin-protein ligase Os04g0590900 — protein MAGYLPPGFPFFPPPPPRWAWSPPPPRPSLQLTPPRSSDNSSASSGGIIAGVAISVGAFLLVVTFMCSLCQGRGGDRDNGGRTHRASPAAGLPSFTYNRSVRHNVTGGGGEEAATCSVCLGAFQTGEAVRLLPLCLHLYHVECIDPWLDAHSTCPICRSGTDPNMDGSLLPPV, from the exons ATGGCCGGTTACTTGCCGCCGGgcttccccttctttcctccgcctccgccgcgctggGCGTGgtctccaccaccgccccgACCATCGCTTCAGCTGACGCCGCCGAGGTCCAGTGATAACAGCTCGGCGTCCTCCGGCGGGATCATCGCGGGCGTAGCCATCTCCGTCGGGGCCTTCCTGCTCGTAGTCACCTTCATGTGCAGCCTCTGCCAGGG ccgcggcggcgaccgcgacAACGGCGGCCGCACGCACCGCGCCAGCCCGGCGGCGGGCCTCCCGTCGTTCACGTACAACCGGTCGGTGAGGCACAACGtgacgggcggtggcggcgaggaagCGGCGACGTGCTCCGTGTGCCTCGGCGCGTTCCAGACCGGGGAGGCGGTGCGGCTGCTGCCGCTGTGCCTGCACCTGTACCACGTCGAGTGCATCGATCCGTGGCTGGACGCGCACTCAACGTGCCCGATCTGCCGGTCGGGCACCGACCCCAACATGGACGGCAGCCTGCTGCCGCCGGTTTAG